The Salinibaculum sp. SYNS191 genome has a window encoding:
- a CDS encoding D-2-hydroxyacid dehydrogenase, which translates to MTDRDVVVLRQEVHGRPIENYVEALRERLPDREIRLARTPEQEQELVADASVVTGLQMDEALLDRAESLELFACLYAGVGHLPTDAFEERGIAVTNASGVHGPNISEYVLGSLLTFARGLHRGWQRQQRREWRHFQTRELHGSTVTVVGLGAIGTTVVDRLEPFDVDTVGVRYSPEKGGPTDEVVGFEDVHAACVETDYLVLACPLTETTEGLIDGAVFETLPPDAVLVNVARGPVVETDALVEALRGNGIRGAALDVTDPEPLPEDHPLWTLSNVLVTPHNSGDTPEYYERVADILAENLQQIDETGDYGTLRNRAV; encoded by the coding sequence ATGACCGACAGAGACGTCGTGGTACTCCGCCAGGAGGTCCACGGCCGCCCCATCGAGAACTACGTCGAGGCACTCCGGGAGCGACTGCCGGACCGCGAGATTCGGCTGGCGCGGACACCGGAGCAGGAGCAGGAACTGGTGGCGGATGCCTCCGTCGTGACCGGGTTGCAGATGGACGAGGCCCTGCTCGACCGAGCCGAGTCGCTGGAACTGTTCGCCTGCCTGTACGCGGGCGTGGGCCACCTGCCGACCGACGCCTTCGAGGAACGCGGCATCGCCGTGACGAACGCGTCGGGCGTCCACGGCCCCAACATCTCGGAGTACGTCCTCGGGTCGCTGCTGACGTTCGCCCGGGGACTGCACCGCGGCTGGCAGCGCCAGCAGCGCCGGGAGTGGCGACACTTCCAGACCCGCGAGCTACACGGGAGTACGGTCACCGTCGTCGGCCTGGGGGCAATCGGGACGACCGTCGTCGACCGCCTGGAGCCGTTCGACGTCGACACCGTCGGCGTGCGCTACAGCCCCGAGAAGGGCGGCCCGACCGACGAGGTGGTGGGGTTCGAGGACGTCCACGCCGCCTGCGTCGAGACGGACTACCTCGTGCTCGCCTGCCCGCTGACGGAGACGACGGAGGGGCTGATAGACGGGGCCGTCTTCGAGACGCTCCCGCCGGACGCCGTCCTCGTCAACGTCGCCCGCGGCCCCGTCGTCGAGACGGACGCGTTAGTCGAGGCGCTCCGGGGCAACGGCATCCGCGGCGCGGCGCTGGACGTGACCGACCCGGAGCCGCTGCCGGAGGACCACCCGCTGTGGACGCTGTCGAACGTCCTCGTGACGCCGCACAACTCCGGGGACACGCCCGAGTACTACGAGCGGGTGGCGGACATCCTCGCGGAGAACCTCCAGCAAATCGACGAGACCGGTGACTACGGGACCCTCCGCAACCGGGCCGTCTGA
- a CDS encoding ATP-binding protein, translating into MNDPERAVVEFVLTASVYTENKQFEPDDLPPAYREAFYSDGRIERPLSPTLESAAAATGVEEPWNVVSGLMFTDKNDFDGTLSFTDRDMAEEWLRDRLDADALRANPVLAAHFEDDVEGVDYESARQYNRPSRADRAVIDNLLSEYFDEDEEGEMLDLVDVRAPTEIEMTLDDIVLTADQENEILKIVKAIKHREYLASIGLREIGKLLFVGPPGTGKTTVARALARKLDLPFVEVKLSMITSQYLGETAKNVEKTFEVAKRLSPCILFIDEFDFVAKTRASDEHAAIKRAVNTLLKSIDEVSLVQDEVLLIGATNHPDQLDAAAWRRFDEIVNFPKPDRTMRSDILRVVTREMDILDFDPDELAEITEGLTGSDLRLVLREAVLDALTEERTTLTQQDLMDAVEDFEERDTLKNMDMIEGDHDALVAGGDIGDGHDHGHDH; encoded by the coding sequence ATGAACGACCCGGAGCGTGCCGTCGTCGAGTTCGTGCTGACGGCGTCTGTCTACACGGAGAACAAGCAGTTCGAGCCCGACGACCTGCCGCCAGCCTACCGCGAGGCCTTCTACAGCGACGGTCGCATCGAGCGCCCGCTCTCGCCGACCCTCGAGTCTGCCGCCGCGGCCACCGGCGTCGAGGAGCCCTGGAACGTCGTCTCCGGGCTGATGTTCACCGACAAGAACGACTTCGACGGGACCCTCTCGTTCACCGACCGGGACATGGCCGAGGAGTGGCTGCGCGACCGGCTCGACGCCGACGCCCTCCGGGCGAACCCGGTGCTCGCGGCCCACTTCGAGGACGACGTCGAGGGCGTCGACTACGAGAGCGCCCGCCAGTACAACCGCCCGTCTCGGGCCGACCGCGCGGTCATCGACAACCTCCTCTCGGAGTACTTCGACGAGGACGAGGAAGGGGAGATGCTGGACCTCGTAGACGTGCGCGCGCCGACGGAAATCGAGATGACGCTGGACGACATCGTGCTGACGGCCGACCAGGAGAACGAGATTCTGAAAATCGTCAAGGCGATCAAACACCGCGAGTACCTCGCCTCCATCGGCCTGCGCGAAATCGGCAAACTCCTGTTCGTCGGGCCGCCGGGCACCGGCAAGACCACCGTCGCGCGGGCGCTGGCCCGCAAGCTCGACCTCCCCTTCGTCGAGGTGAAGCTGTCGATGATTACCAGCCAGTACCTCGGCGAGACCGCGAAGAACGTCGAGAAGACCTTCGAGGTAGCGAAACGGCTCTCGCCGTGTATCCTCTTCATCGACGAGTTCGACTTCGTGGCGAAGACCCGCGCCAGCGACGAACACGCCGCCATCAAGCGCGCCGTCAACACGCTGCTGAAGAGCATCGACGAGGTCAGCCTCGTCCAGGACGAGGTGTTGCTCATCGGCGCGACGAACCACCCCGACCAGCTCGACGCCGCGGCCTGGCGGCGCTTCGACGAGATCGTCAACTTCCCCAAGCCCGACCGGACGATGCGCTCGGACATCCTGCGCGTCGTCACCCGCGAGATGGACATCCTCGACTTCGACCCCGACGAACTCGCCGAGATTACCGAAGGGCTGACCGGCAGCGACCTCCGGCTGGTGCTCCGGGAGGCAGTCCTCGACGCGCTGACAGAGGAGCGCACGACGCTGACTCAGCAGGACCTCATGGACGCCGTCGAGGACTTCGAGGAGCGTGACACGCTGAAGAACATGGACATGATAGAGGGCGACCACGACGCGCTGGTCGCCGGCGGCGACATCGGCGACGGGCACGACCACGGCCACGACCACTGA
- a CDS encoding MBL fold metallo-hydrolase gives MEVTLLGTGDTTGTPTVGCDCDTCAAARERGVERTRFSVHVRNERTDETLLVDLSPDFRQQFLREDLSVPDAAVVTHIHFDHLHGAGNVFRLTRSLPVHAAAEVDPTTGESVAETVARQYDYLDAIEVHDQEPLEPFTAAGLNCRLVPVDHPPLVCYGLAVEDPETGAKLSISGDTTYDVPEDSRDVLADPDLLVADGIVHAEFCERHPRGGQHHDADGVPRTFGTKHMTVDGARALAEDLNADRFRAVHVSHFVPADRAFEDPFAVDGERYRL, from the coding sequence ATGGAGGTCACGCTGCTGGGGACGGGCGACACGACAGGGACGCCGACCGTCGGCTGTGACTGCGACACCTGCGCCGCCGCCAGGGAACGCGGCGTCGAGCGCACTCGATTCTCCGTGCACGTCCGCAACGAGCGCACCGACGAGACGCTGCTGGTGGACCTGAGCCCGGACTTCCGCCAGCAGTTCCTCCGCGAGGACCTCTCCGTCCCCGACGCCGCCGTCGTCACGCACATCCACTTCGACCACCTCCACGGCGCGGGCAACGTCTTCCGGCTGACCCGCTCGCTGCCCGTCCACGCCGCCGCCGAGGTGGACCCGACCACCGGCGAGAGCGTCGCGGAGACCGTCGCCCGGCAGTACGACTACCTCGACGCCATCGAAGTCCACGACCAGGAGCCGCTGGAACCCTTCACCGCGGCGGGCCTGAACTGTCGGCTCGTCCCCGTCGACCACCCGCCGCTGGTCTGTTACGGGCTGGCCGTCGAGGACCCCGAGACGGGCGCGAAGCTGTCGATTTCGGGGGACACCACCTACGACGTGCCCGAGGACTCGCGGGACGTGCTCGCGGACCCGGACCTGCTCGTCGCCGACGGCATCGTCCACGCCGAGTTCTGCGAGCGCCACCCCCGCGGCGGCCAGCACCACGACGCCGACGGCGTCCCGCGCACGTTCGGGACGAAGCACATGACCGTCGACGGCGCGCGGGCGCTGGCCGAGGACCTGAACGCCGACCGGTTCCGGGCAGTGCACGTCTCCCATTTCGTGCCCGCCGACCGGGCGTTCGAGGACCCGTTCGCCGTCGACGGCGAGCGGTATCGGCTGTGA
- a CDS encoding methyltransferase domain-containing protein, with translation MYVLELGGQDDDFAVFEAESAASDVTPIAPGLATARGVTDRIASLAYTRAASELLGRCPPDVESARALLSATTLQRTGTVAVRAEDVRGRTGVDTQRAERVLGQVLVDRGFAVDLDDPDHELRVLFAEPDPGDGRTDTCAVGWLVTESVRDFGERKPTDRPYFQPGSMDPLLARALANVAGARPGATVLDPMCGTGGILIEAGLVGARVVGTDAQQKMVEGTRENLEAFLDGDWHVARADARSLPIADGGVDAVVFDAPYGRQSKIEGDIDDLLSAALREARRVAPRCIVVGDRPWARTASAAGWTTEAAFQRPVHRSLTRYVLALRR, from the coding sequence GTGTACGTCCTCGAACTCGGTGGACAGGACGACGACTTCGCGGTCTTCGAGGCCGAGAGTGCCGCCTCCGACGTCACCCCGATCGCGCCGGGGCTGGCGACGGCCCGCGGCGTGACCGACCGGATTGCGTCGCTGGCCTACACCCGAGCGGCCAGCGAACTCCTCGGGCGCTGCCCGCCAGACGTCGAGAGCGCCCGCGCGTTGCTTTCGGCGACGACGCTCCAGCGGACCGGGACCGTCGCCGTCCGCGCCGAGGACGTCCGCGGCCGGACCGGCGTGGACACCCAGCGCGCCGAGCGGGTCCTGGGACAGGTGCTCGTCGACCGCGGCTTCGCGGTGGACCTCGACGACCCCGACCACGAACTCCGGGTGCTCTTTGCCGAACCCGACCCGGGCGACGGACGGACCGACACCTGCGCGGTGGGCTGGCTGGTCACCGAGAGCGTCCGCGACTTCGGCGAGCGCAAGCCGACCGACCGGCCGTACTTCCAGCCAGGCAGCATGGACCCGTTGCTTGCGCGTGCGCTGGCCAACGTGGCCGGTGCTCGCCCCGGTGCGACGGTGCTGGACCCGATGTGTGGCACCGGAGGCATCCTCATCGAGGCCGGTCTCGTCGGCGCGCGCGTGGTCGGGACCGACGCCCAGCAGAAGATGGTCGAGGGGACCCGCGAGAACCTCGAAGCCTTCCTCGACGGCGACTGGCACGTCGCCCGCGCGGACGCGCGCTCGCTCCCGATAGCCGACGGCGGCGTCGACGCCGTCGTCTTCGACGCGCCGTACGGCCGCCAGTCGAAGATAGAGGGCGACATCGACGACCTGCTCTCGGCGGCACTGCGAGAGGCCAGGCGCGTCGCGCCCCGGTGTATCGTCGTCGGCGACCGGCCGTGGGCACGCACCGCGAGCGCCGCCGGCTGGACCACCGAAGCAGCCTTCCAGCGCCCCGTCCACCGCTCGCTCACGCGGTACGTCCTCGCGCTCCGCCGGTGA
- a CDS encoding DUF5787 family protein, with protein MSEFAFELALSAHLERARDALVSRQLGASVAGHRVLDTVLVEPGPSFAERAAITAETIPPAAIEGAVGTGRARFWKDAVDCHPERARDVVDRAVEVGFFERERRSGRTYVRQTARYPDDWFGRIVGVENKPDLDRPGDLETQLLTDVHLGLVDAAVLATASHVTGAHLNRIPDAVGVWEFDPVTGERTVVRDPDPLPVDEAGVEIVERTPARTDVHVATAEEKARARRRLAERAYGKGWRTFDLPACARVAPDEDGLPHCPWKGRVVRPVTDCGAGCDGHDPADPPASDAAALRNARTPWVADPDGRARQQSGLDRFVGE; from the coding sequence GTGTCGGAGTTCGCCTTCGAACTGGCGCTGTCCGCTCACCTGGAGCGCGCCCGCGACGCCCTCGTCAGCCGCCAGCTCGGCGCGTCCGTCGCCGGCCACCGCGTGCTCGACACCGTCCTGGTCGAACCCGGCCCTTCCTTCGCGGAGCGGGCGGCCATCACCGCGGAGACGATTCCGCCCGCCGCAATCGAGGGAGCGGTCGGCACCGGCCGGGCGCGCTTCTGGAAGGACGCCGTCGACTGCCACCCCGAGCGCGCCCGCGATGTCGTCGACCGGGCAGTCGAGGTGGGATTCTTCGAGCGCGAGCGCCGTTCCGGGCGCACTTACGTCCGCCAGACCGCCCGCTATCCCGACGACTGGTTCGGCCGCATCGTCGGCGTCGAGAACAAGCCGGATCTCGACCGCCCCGGCGACCTGGAGACGCAACTGCTGACCGACGTCCACCTCGGCCTCGTCGACGCGGCGGTGCTGGCGACGGCGAGTCACGTCACCGGCGCACACCTCAATCGCATCCCCGACGCCGTCGGCGTCTGGGAGTTCGACCCCGTGACAGGCGAGCGCACCGTCGTCCGCGACCCCGACCCGCTCCCTGTCGACGAGGCCGGCGTCGAAATCGTCGAGCGGACGCCCGCGCGCACGGACGTCCACGTCGCCACGGCCGAGGAGAAGGCACGCGCCCGCCGCCGCCTCGCGGAGCGCGCCTACGGCAAGGGCTGGCGGACGTTCGACCTGCCGGCGTGTGCCCGCGTCGCCCCCGACGAGGACGGCCTGCCACACTGCCCCTGGAAGGGCCGGGTCGTCCGCCCGGTCACCGACTGCGGCGCGGGGTGCGACGGCCACGACCCCGCCGACCCGCCGGCCAGCGACGCCGCGGCGCTCCGGAACGCGCGGACGCCGTGGGTCGCCGACCCCGACGGCCGCGCCCGCCAGCAGTCGGGGCTGGACCGCTTCGTCGGCGAGTGA
- a CDS encoding TATA-box-binding protein, with amino-acid sequence MVDPKETINIENVVASTGIGQELDLQSVAMDLEGADYDPEQFPGLVYRTQDPKSAALIFRSGKIVCTGAKSTDDVHQSLRIVFDKLRDLNIQVDEEPEIIVQNIVTSADLGRNLNLNAIAIGLGLENIEYEPEQFPGLVYRLDDPDVVALLFGSGKLVITGGKQPEDAEEAVDKIVSRLEDLGLLE; translated from the coding sequence ATGGTTGACCCAAAAGAGACTATTAATATCGAAAACGTCGTCGCCTCGACTGGAATCGGGCAGGAGCTCGACCTCCAGAGCGTGGCGATGGACCTTGAAGGGGCTGACTACGACCCCGAGCAGTTCCCCGGCCTCGTCTACAGGACACAGGACCCAAAGTCGGCGGCGCTCATCTTCCGGTCCGGCAAAATCGTCTGCACCGGCGCGAAGAGCACCGACGACGTTCACCAGAGTCTCCGCATCGTCTTCGACAAGCTCCGCGACCTGAACATCCAGGTCGACGAGGAGCCCGAAATCATCGTCCAGAACATCGTCACCTCCGCCGACCTCGGGCGCAACCTCAACCTCAACGCCATCGCCATCGGCCTCGGCCTGGAGAACATCGAGTACGAACCCGAGCAGTTCCCCGGCCTCGTCTACCGGCTCGACGACCCCGACGTCGTCGCGCTGCTGTTTGGCTCGGGCAAGCTGGTCATCACGGGCGGCAAACAGCCCGAGGACGCCGAGGAGGCCGTCGACAAGATCGTCTCCCGGCTGGAAGACCTCGGGCTGCTCGAATAG
- a CDS encoding HAD family hydrolase — MKAIFFDLDGTLLHLTQEYREVLTDTFSAVLGESREEWIELYNQAFYDSFKAHEPNPYLDGFSAVNTQADPERLIETLRNREIAMCQPPENAHSDLDRLAESFKLGILTNGLPDWQMQKLRAYDLEQYFDVFVASYDVGMHKPHVSPFHTAEKRLPADSYAMIGDSDADIDGATDAGWTTHRYQGDGFVELPDTLDW, encoded by the coding sequence ATGAAAGCCATCTTCTTTGATCTGGATGGAACTCTGCTTCATTTGACGCAAGAGTACCGTGAGGTGTTAACCGATACGTTCAGTGCTGTTCTCGGGGAGAGCCGAGAGGAATGGATTGAATTGTACAATCAAGCGTTCTACGACTCGTTCAAAGCGCACGAACCAAACCCGTATTTAGACGGATTCTCCGCCGTCAATACTCAGGCTGATCCAGAGCGACTCATCGAAACGCTTCGAAACCGAGAAATAGCGATGTGCCAACCGCCGGAGAACGCACATTCTGACCTCGACAGGCTTGCTGAATCGTTCAAACTCGGGATTTTGACAAACGGCCTTCCAGATTGGCAGATGCAGAAACTCCGGGCCTATGATCTTGAACAATACTTCGACGTATTCGTTGCATCCTATGACGTCGGGATGCATAAGCCACATGTCAGTCCGTTTCACACCGCTGAAAAGCGCCTTCCGGCTGACTCGTACGCGATGATCGGGGACAGCGACGCTGATATTGATGGAGCAACCGACGCTGGTTGGACTACTCATCGTTATCAAGGAGATGGATTCGTGGAGTTGCCAGACACCCTTGACTGGTAG
- the spt4 gene encoding transcription elongation factor subunit Spt4, giving the protein MMADRLVCRECHRVQEAVEAEACDACGSTSLTEDWAGYVVISHPEKSAIAEEMGVTQPGKYALKVR; this is encoded by the coding sequence CTGATGGCCGACCGACTCGTCTGCCGGGAGTGCCACCGCGTCCAGGAGGCCGTCGAGGCCGAGGCCTGTGACGCCTGTGGCTCCACCTCGCTGACCGAGGACTGGGCGGGCTACGTCGTCATCAGCCACCCCGAGAAAAGCGCCATCGCCGAGGAGATGGGCGTCACCCAGCCCGGCAAGTACGCGCTGAAGGTCCGGTAA
- a CDS encoding thiolase family protein has product MATPVIVEAVRTPFGKEDGAFADVRSEDLSIPLVDELLASTGLAGEDVDDLLWGCAQQRGEQGNNVGRVVSLLSDLGESVPAATINRWCASSAESVMRAADAVAAGQRQVAIAGGVESMSRVKMGENVHNVHPGLNDHYNVGELQMGMTAEKVAAEFDISREDQDAYALRSHERAADATESGKFAEEIVPIETDDGTVEKDEGIRYDTSMEKMASLPTVFKADGTVTPGNASQTTDGAAALMVTSRAFAEDHGLDVMAEVGDHNVAGVDPTMMGIGPVPAVRGLAERTDRDTDDYDLVELNEAFASQTLYCQRELGFDDDSFNVNGGAIAIGHPLGASGARLPVTLIHEMQRRDADLGLATECVGFGQGAAIEFHLE; this is encoded by the coding sequence ATGGCAACACCAGTTATCGTCGAAGCGGTTCGCACGCCCTTCGGCAAGGAAGACGGCGCGTTCGCCGACGTCCGAAGCGAAGACCTCTCCATCCCGCTCGTGGACGAACTCCTCGCGAGCACCGGCCTCGCCGGCGAGGACGTCGACGACCTGCTGTGGGGCTGTGCCCAGCAACGCGGCGAGCAGGGCAACAACGTAGGCCGGGTCGTCTCGCTGCTCTCGGACCTCGGCGAGTCCGTCCCCGCGGCGACAATCAACCGCTGGTGCGCCTCCTCGGCGGAGTCGGTGATGCGCGCAGCCGACGCCGTCGCCGCCGGCCAGCGACAGGTCGCCATCGCCGGCGGCGTCGAGTCGATGTCCCGCGTGAAGATGGGCGAGAACGTCCACAACGTCCACCCCGGTCTGAACGACCACTACAACGTCGGCGAACTCCAGATGGGGATGACCGCCGAGAAGGTGGCCGCGGAGTTCGACATCTCACGGGAGGACCAGGACGCCTACGCCCTGCGCAGCCACGAGCGCGCGGCCGACGCCACCGAGTCCGGGAAGTTCGCCGAGGAGATCGTCCCCATCGAGACCGACGACGGAACGGTCGAGAAGGACGAGGGAATCCGCTACGACACCAGCATGGAGAAGATGGCCTCGCTGCCGACGGTGTTCAAGGCCGACGGGACGGTCACGCCGGGCAACGCGTCCCAGACGACCGACGGCGCGGCCGCGCTGATGGTCACCTCCCGCGCCTTCGCCGAGGACCACGGCCTGGACGTCATGGCGGAGGTCGGCGACCACAACGTCGCCGGCGTCGACCCGACGATGATGGGCATCGGCCCGGTCCCGGCGGTGCGGGGCCTCGCCGAGCGGACCGACCGCGACACCGACGACTACGACCTCGTGGAACTCAACGAGGCCTTCGCCAGCCAGACGCTGTACTGCCAGCGCGAACTCGGCTTCGACGACGACAGCTTCAACGTCAACGGCGGCGCAATCGCCATCGGCCACCCGCTCGGGGCCTCTGGCGCGCGCCTGCCCGTGACGCTCATCCACGAGATGCAACGGCGCGACGCCGACCTCGGCCTGGCGACGGAGTGCGTCGGCTTCGGCCAGGGCGCGGCCATCGAGTTCCACCTGGAGTAG
- a CDS encoding DNA-directed RNA polymerase: protein MYKRVRLRDTVEVPPAHLADVTPDLVKRLLQDKLEGRVDEDVGSVVSVIEVHDVGDGAVLPNEPGVYYEAEFDALTFDPQMQEVVDGEVVEVVNFGAFVGIGPVDGLLHVSQISDEYLAYDEEGQMLASRESNRALGVGDAVRARIVTKSIDERNPRDSKIGLTAKQVGLGKHGWLREDREKRQASAEGES from the coding sequence ATGTACAAACGGGTTAGACTACGCGACACGGTCGAAGTCCCGCCGGCCCACCTGGCCGACGTGACCCCCGACCTTGTCAAACGGCTGTTGCAGGACAAGCTCGAAGGGCGGGTCGACGAGGACGTCGGCTCCGTCGTCTCGGTCATCGAAGTCCACGACGTCGGCGATGGGGCGGTGCTGCCCAACGAGCCCGGCGTCTACTACGAGGCGGAGTTCGACGCGCTCACCTTCGACCCACAGATGCAGGAGGTCGTCGACGGGGAGGTCGTCGAGGTCGTCAACTTCGGTGCCTTCGTGGGCATCGGGCCCGTCGACGGGCTGCTCCACGTCTCACAGATTTCCGACGAGTACCTCGCCTACGACGAGGAGGGCCAGATGCTGGCCTCGCGGGAATCCAACCGCGCGCTGGGCGTCGGCGACGCCGTCCGGGCGCGCATCGTGACCAAGAGCATCGACGAGCGGAACCCGCGCGATTCGAAAATCGGCCTGACCGCGAAGCAGGTCGGCCTGGGCAAACACGGCTGGCTGCGCGAGGACCGCGAGAAGCGCCAGGCGTCCGCGGAAGGTGAGAGCTGA
- a CDS encoding DUF7129 domain-containing putative zinc-binding protein has product MPVHRDPASGGESLYECLDCSRHIENPDGRLCECGGYLQNIGVPRQQ; this is encoded by the coding sequence ATGCCAGTTCACCGCGACCCGGCCTCGGGGGGCGAGTCGCTCTACGAGTGTCTCGACTGCAGTCGCCACATCGAGAATCCGGACGGCCGCCTCTGCGAGTGCGGCGGGTACCTGCAGAACATCGGCGTGCCGCGCCAGCAGTAG
- a CDS encoding GTP-dependent dephospho-CoA kinase family protein has protein sequence MTETVVELQRELRAELKEPMGRVYTDAEELVAAAGEPLVTVGDMVTYHLLKAGYVPDVALVDERTERAEVDAEVWDAITGFDREVTVANPAATLTAPLLEALRDALDRAGDASTLVVVDGEEDLATLPALVAAPDGGSIVYGQPGEGMVLVAVDGPATERARDLLSRMDGDTRRLWSVLAV, from the coding sequence GTGACGGAGACCGTCGTCGAGCTTCAGCGGGAGTTGCGCGCCGAGCTGAAAGAGCCGATGGGGCGCGTCTACACGGACGCCGAGGAACTCGTCGCCGCGGCCGGCGAGCCGCTCGTCACGGTCGGCGACATGGTTACGTACCACCTGCTGAAAGCCGGGTACGTCCCGGACGTAGCGCTGGTCGACGAGCGCACCGAGCGTGCCGAGGTCGACGCCGAGGTCTGGGACGCCATCACCGGGTTCGACCGCGAGGTGACGGTCGCGAACCCGGCGGCGACACTGACGGCACCGCTGCTGGAGGCGCTACGGGATGCGCTCGACCGGGCCGGGGACGCCTCGACGCTCGTCGTCGTCGACGGCGAGGAGGACCTGGCGACGCTGCCGGCGCTGGTCGCCGCCCCCGACGGAGGCAGCATCGTCTACGGCCAGCCCGGTGAGGGTATGGTGCTAGTGGCCGTCGACGGGCCCGCGACCGAGCGCGCGCGGGACCTGCTGTCGCGGATGGACGGCGACACGCGGCGTCTCTGGTCGGTGCTCGCCGTCTAA
- a CDS encoding twitching motility protein PilT: protein MSVVLDTNALMMPVEANVRVFEELDRLLSDPTCVVPEAVLAELAKLADGAGEAATAASVGRDLAQRCSTRATAAAYADDAVCELAQADDVTHVVTNDRPLKRRLLDAGVPVICLRGENKLAITQP from the coding sequence ATGAGCGTCGTCCTGGATACGAACGCACTGATGATGCCCGTCGAAGCCAACGTCCGCGTGTTCGAGGAACTCGACAGGCTGCTCTCGGACCCGACCTGCGTGGTCCCCGAGGCGGTCCTCGCGGAACTGGCAAAATTGGCGGACGGCGCTGGCGAGGCGGCCACGGCGGCGAGCGTGGGTCGTGACCTCGCACAGCGGTGTTCGACACGGGCGACGGCGGCGGCGTATGCCGACGACGCCGTCTGCGAACTCGCACAGGCCGACGACGTGACACACGTCGTGACGAACGACAGACCCCTGAAACGCCGCCTGCTCGACGCGGGCGTTCCAGTAATATGTTTACGGGGGGAGAACAAACTCGCCATCACTCAACCATAA
- a CDS encoding translation initiation factor IF-2 subunit gamma — MTANKQPEVNIGLVGHVDHGKTTLVQALSGQWTDQHSEEMKRGISIRLGYADATFRHCPDMDEPERYTVEEECPDGTESEVLRTVSFVDAPGHETLMATMLSGASIMDGAVLVISASEPVPQAQTEEHLMALDIIGIENIVVAQNKIDLVDRDTAEENYAQIQEFVEGTVAEGAPIVPISAQQGVNMDLLIQAIEEEIPTPERDPDAGAEMLVARSFDINRPGTTWENLSGGVLGGSLTRGKLEVDDDIELRPGREVEEGGQTEWQSVETTVRSLQAGGEGVDEVTPGGLLGVGTGLDPAITKGDALAGQVAGPPGTLPPVHEQFTMDVELLDRIVGEDGEDEVDEISTGEPLMLTVGTATTVGSVTSARSGECEVALKRPVCAEPGVKIAINRRVGARWRLIGYGTLMG; from the coding sequence ATGACAGCGAACAAACAACCGGAGGTAAACATCGGGCTCGTCGGTCACGTAGACCACGGCAAGACCACCCTGGTCCAGGCGCTGAGCGGTCAGTGGACGGACCAGCACAGCGAGGAGATGAAACGCGGCATCTCCATCCGCCTGGGCTACGCCGACGCGACGTTCCGACACTGTCCGGACATGGACGAACCGGAACGGTACACCGTCGAGGAGGAGTGTCCGGACGGCACCGAAAGCGAGGTGCTCCGGACGGTCTCCTTCGTGGACGCACCCGGCCACGAGACGCTGATGGCGACGATGCTCTCGGGTGCCTCCATCATGGACGGTGCCGTGCTCGTCATCTCGGCGAGCGAGCCGGTTCCGCAAGCACAGACCGAAGAACACCTGATGGCGCTGGACATCATCGGCATCGAGAACATCGTCGTCGCCCAGAACAAGATAGACCTGGTCGACCGCGACACCGCCGAGGAGAACTACGCCCAGATTCAGGAGTTCGTCGAGGGGACCGTCGCCGAGGGCGCGCCCATCGTGCCAATCAGCGCACAGCAGGGCGTCAACATGGACCTGCTCATCCAGGCCATCGAGGAGGAGATTCCCACGCCCGAGCGTGACCCGGACGCGGGGGCCGAGATGCTCGTCGCCCGTTCCTTCGACATCAACCGCCCGGGGACGACGTGGGAGAACCTCTCCGGCGGCGTCCTCGGCGGCTCACTCACGCGGGGCAAACTCGAAGTCGACGACGACATCGAACTCAGGCCCGGCCGCGAGGTCGAGGAGGGCGGCCAGACGGAGTGGCAGTCCGTCGAGACGACCGTCCGGTCGCTGCAGGCCGGCGGCGAGGGCGTCGACGAGGTCACCCCCGGCGGCCTGCTGGGCGTCGGGACGGGGCTGGACCCCGCCATCACGAAGGGGGACGCACTCGCCGGGCAGGTCGCCGGGCCGCCCGGGACGCTGCCGCCGGTCCACGAGCAGTTCACGATGGACGTCGAACTGCTGGACCGCATCGTCGGAGAGGACGGCGAAGACGAGGTCGACGAGATATCGACCGGCGAGCCGCTGATGCTCACCGTGGGCACGGCGACCACCGTCGGGTCGGTCACGAGCGCGCGCTCCGGCGAGTGCGAGGTGGCGCTCAAGCGGCCCGTCTGCGCCGAGCCGGGCGTGAAAATCGCCATCAACCGCCGCGTCGGCGCGCGCTGGCGGCTCATCGGGTACGGCACCCTGATGGGATGA